The genome window atgagccatagTGCCAGGCCTGAAACAAACTTTCAAGTAAGACTAAAACTGttgcatcccaagtagctgatgtGTTGTTTTTCCTGccattcattataaaaatacaaaaattggccgggcacagtggctgacacctgtaatcctacccactttgggaggcggaggtagacagatcacttgagcccatgaattcaagaccagcctgggcaaaaccccatctgtataaaaaatacaaaaatattagctgggcatggtggcatgtgcctgtagtcccagttactcaagaggctgagatgagaaggagaaacacctgagcccaggaggttgcggctacagtgagctgtgactgtgccactgcattccagcctaggctacagtgagcccctgtctcaagaaacaacaacaaaaaaactgcccttggtttctttttttttttttttttataacataatggctttatatttaatatagtacTTCTCATCAGGAGGATGTTACTCAGTTAATATAAAgtttttttcaaaacattaaatCTCTTCCACGTcaatgtttatagttttttttttaacattaaattttTTCTGCATTTCAGTATTAGATACACTGAATACGTTTTTCTAAACGTTTTTTCCCCAGAgataaaagttttcctttttggcTGACTCTCTGATATCTAAATATAATATTAACTTGGGAGACAACAAAACaacaatctaatttaaaaaaaaaaagggaggccaggtgcggtggctcaagcctgtaatcccagcactttgggaggccaagacgggcagatcacgaggtcaggagatcgagaccatcctggctaacacggtgaaaccctgtctctactaaaaaatacaaaaaactagccgggcgaggtggtgggcgcctgtagtcccagctactcaggaggctgaggcaggagaatgggataaactcgggaggcggagcttgcagtgagctgagatccggccactgcactccagcctgggcaacacagcaagactccgtctcaaaaaaaaaaaaaaaaaaagagaaaagattcctCAACGATTCAGGAGGCAGTGATTATAACCGAACAGTGGTGATTTCCTAAGATTCTGGGCAAGAACTTCTTCCTATTTCACATGCTTTGAGAGAATTCTAAGATTATGAAatattacttatgtaaatttcagCCATTTTACTTCTTTGACCTCCTTTCTAACTAGCAAATTATAGGCTGcatttttctttgcattatttgttataaagaaaacattttttttcaatttaaaaatgtatgtttgttCCCATTTCAtggaaacaatgaaaaatgtGAAACTCCCTTATTTACTGATTCTTGGAACCTTTCACACACCAGAGCTCAGGTTTAGCCTCTATAGCACAAAGGTTTTCAAGGTAAGGTTTGACTCAGTAGGCCTTTCAAAATCACATTCGTCCATTTCTTTTTCGTGCATATACCCCCAAGCAGGCACAAATGCCTATAATGCTAAGAACCACACCTAACAAAAGGGCAATTGCATCACCGGCTTCTACTGCTTCCACAACAGGCAGCACCAAAAGCAGTGACATGAGGACTAAGGACAACTGTGTTGAAACTGAGGTCATGATGTTGGAATCTTGAGGGCTGAAGGTTCCAAAGAAATGGTATATATAGAATTCTATCTGACTTGAAATTTTCCCTTCGTGGAGCTCTGGATGCTGAGATTAAGAGGTTCCACGTGACACGACCTTCCAGGAAGCAGCCATTACAGGAATGATGCTCTtggtttcaaattattttattgcccatcagattgtaaatgtttcttcaaGACTCTTGATCAGATAATTATGAGAAGTCACAAAACATACAGGAGATGACTGGGCTTCAATAGACTTTACTTGACAATAACAGAGTACAACTGAACTTGAAGTGCGAgctgaagtttctttctttcttttttgagatagagttccgttcttgttgcccaggctggagtgcagtggcacgatcttggctcactgcaacctctgcctcccggggtcaaacgattctcctgcctcagcctcctgagtagctgggattacaggcatgtgccaccacatctggctaattttgtatttttttttttttttttttttagtagagacagggtttctccatattggtcaggctggtctcaaactcctgacctcagatgatctgcccaccttggcctcccaaagtgctgggattacaggtgtgagccaccatgcctggcttttttttttttttttttttttttttgaatagtgtcttgctgtgttactcACACtgaagtggcaccatcatagctcactgcagcctcaaactcctgggctcaagctatcctccttcttcagccttccccaccatgcttggctaatttttttttttttgagacaggggctcgctctgtcgcccgggctggagtgcagtggccggatctcagctcactgcaagctccgcctcccgagtttatcccattctcctgcctcagcctcctgagtagctgggactacaggcgcccgccacctcgcccggctagttttttgtattttttagtagagaaggagtttcacagtgttagccaggatggtctcgatctcctgacctcgtgatccacccgtcttggcctcccaaagtgctgggattacaggcttgagccaccgcgcccggccttggctaatttttaaaaattttagtagaaatgaggtcttgctgttttccaggcttgtctcaaactcccaagctcatgcaattctcctgcctcagcctcccaaagtactgggattactggtgtgagccaccgcacccagctgagagCTGAAGTTTCTTGCATAAAACTTAGCTGTATGCTGAAGTGTTTAGAAGTGAAATGTAATGATATCTGCAGCTTACTGTGACATACATTcataaaatggataaatgaatggatagagGGATGGATAGGCAGATTGACATGTGtaaaacaaatagagaaaaatgttatttgtagAATCTAGGTGATGCtaaaggccacacagctagtggGGACTGAGCCAAGCCAGGAATCCAGGTCTGCCCATTCAGGAGAGGCTATGTGGTGAAGTCAAGATAACACCCAGTTCccagtttttgtttctgtttttattttgagacagagtcctgctttgcagctcaggctggagtacagtggtgcgatctcggctcactgcaaactccatctcccaggctcaagtgattctcttgcctcaacctcctgaggagctgggactacaggcgtgtgccaccacacccggctaagtttttggtagagatggggtttcactatattgcccggctggtctcaaactcctgacctcaagcgattcaccagcctcagcctcccaaagtgctgggatcacaggtgtgagccaccgcccccggccccaGTTCCCATTAATAATTATCTTGGAACCGAAGGACTCAAAGAAGCAGTgttttcaaagagatatttgagtCACTGACCACCTGTCCTGGAATGCAGAAAGGCTTAGTCCTACCTACCTCTTTTGTTCATTCCTTCTAAAGTTTCCTCTTCAAAAGTAGGGCTAGCACATCTAAATGGGCCAGAAAGACCTCTCTtaactgttgttttttgttttgttttttgagacagaatctcgctccattgcccaggttggagtgcagtggtgccatcttggctcactgcaagctctgcttcctgggttcacaccattctcctgcctcagcctcccgagtagctgggactacaggcgcccgccaccacacctggctaattttttgtagttttagtagagacgggctttcaccatgttagccaggatggtcttcatctcctgacttcgtgatccgcccgcctcggcctcccaaagtgctgggattacaggcctgagccactgcgcccggcctattctttcgtttaaaaaaaaaaaaaaaatgtaatctcagcactttgggtaagccaagatcatgccattgcactccagcctgggcaacaagagcaaaactccatctcaaaaaaaaaaaaaaaaggccggacgcagtggctcatgcctgtaatcccaacactttgggaggtcgaggcgggcggatcacaaggtcaggagatcgagaccatcctggctaacacggtgaaaccccatctctactaaaaatacaaaaaattagctaggcatggtggcgggcgcctgtaattccagctactcaggaggctaaagcaggagaatggtgtgaactcgggaggcggagcttgccgtgagcagagcttgcgccactgcactccagcctgggtgacagagcaagactccatctcaaaaagaaaaaaaaaagaattctccgGCATTATATTGTGTCTCCAGCTACTGTGGCCCAAGAATATATctttatcaaaaaatacaaaatccaggTAACAGGCAAatatctgaagaagaaaaaaacactgcaATCACTAATGCATACAGTGAAGAAGAGCTGGCCCAGTTCCAGAGTCCATTAGGTTTGATAGTTTGTGCACTTGCAGAATGAGAGTGGGGCAGGAAAGTTCCCCACCTGAGGCCACTGTCCTCTCTATGGCCACCTCTAGGTCTTCAAGACCAAGGAACACCTACACTCCAGATGTCTCCTTGCCAGATGTTTCACCTGCATTGGTAAAAGGCAGAATCCTCAgcagggggcagtggctcacgcttgtaatcccagcactttgggaggccgaggtgggtggatcacaaggtcaggagtttaagaccagcctggccaagatggtggaaccccgtctctactaacagtacaaaaattagctgggcctggtggcgcatgcctgtaatcccagctactcggaaggctgaggcagagaattgcttgaactcgggaggcagaggttgcagtgagccgagatggtgctattgcactccagcctgggcaacagagtgagactccatctcaaaaaaaaaaaaaaaaaaaaaattatcctgagaTGAGCTCCCCACTCCATCTCCCTGAGGGACAGGCCCTAGGTATGCCCTCTATTCTGGGGGATCCAGAGTGGGTGCAGGCTCCTTTAATAGGCACTGGAATGCAGGGGACCCCATCTCAGAGGAGTAGGAGATACAGGCCAAAAAGTAGAGCGCTACAAGAGAGAGAACAATCAAGAAGGAAAAGCCAGTTAGGTAAATGGTTTTCAGTGAAGGATGGGACGTGGAACACGCGGCCCTGTGTGCTGGAGCTTCAGAAAATGGGGTCACCCCCCAGGCACCTTTTCAgattcctgcctcctccccacagccctcTGTGCCCCTACTTCTGCTTTTTTCCTAAGGCGGAACTTTGTTTTCCTCAAATGCCCACTTCCCTTCCTTATTCCTCAAATGCACAAAGCTTGCCTCTTCCTCTCCAGAGAAAACGCTGACTAGTTTGTGTGAATGCCATCACCCACACTCTTGAAATATATCTGGAAAGTGCCGGAAGTGAATTGGGAGAGCCTTGCCTCCCAAAACAGTGACGGGCTCTGAACGCCCCACCACGGCCTGCCACCACGCGCGCCTCTCGCTGCAGAAGCTGTGGTTCCACTGATGGGCTTCCAGGGCGGTCTTCCGCTTGAAGCCTTTCTCACACTCCGCACAGAAGGGCCAGCTGTCCGAGTGAATGCGCCGGTGACTGCGCAGAAGGGAAGAGTCGGTGAAGCGAAGGCCCCAGTCAGGACAGGGGTAGGACTTCTCGCcggtgtgtgtgcacctgtggaTGGCCAGCAGGGAGGTGTAGGCGAAACGGAGGCTGCAATCGGGGCAGCTGTAGGGCTTCTCGCCCGTGTGCTTGCGCTAGTGGATGGCCAGCAGGTAGGAGTAAGTGAAGCGACTCTTGCAGTCTGAGCACGCGTAAGGCTTCTTCCTGGTGTAAGCCCGCCTGTGGATAGCCAGGGAACCCCTCTGGCGGAAGTGGCGCCCGCAGTCGGGGCAGGGGTAGGGCTTCTCGCCGGTGTGGATGAACTGATGCTGGAGCAGGTACCTGCGCTGGGAGAAACGCGCCTGGCACTGGCCGCCGGGGAAGGGCCGCTCCCCGGAGTGGAGTCGCTGGTGGCTGGCCAGGAGGGAAGGGTAGCTGAAGTTGCAGCCACAGTCTGGGCAAGAGTGGGGCGGTCTTCGGGTCAGAGTGTCCTCGAGCCAGGGATTCATGGGCCTAGGGTTGCAGAGCTCTGGGCAGGCGGCGCTGGGCAACCACTCCTTGACAGCCACTTCATGCGCCACCTCTTTTTGTTTTGGACACTTCAGCCTTTCCTTCTCCGCATTCCCATCCCTAGATCCTGAAACAGGGAAGATGATAAAATCAGAAACTCATCTCTGGATCCTGAGACAGGgaagatgataaaataaaaatcagcatatTCAGGGACCATGTCCTGCCTTGGAAGGCAGCAGGAATGGTTCAGAATATGGCCCCCAGGGAGCACGGCTTAATGATAGGGGCCTCATGAAGCCTGAAAGCCAGCCTGGAGTAAAAGCAAATGCCATGGTCTGCAGGTTAACATAGGAAGGCCCTGAACACTGGTGATAAGAGGAGTcgggccgggtgccatggctcacacctgtaatccaagcacttcaggagccaaggtgggaggatcgcttgaggccagaaattcaagggACAGTGAGcttgatcgagccactgcactccagcctgggcaactctaattaaaaacaacaacaaccaaaaaatgctgggcgtggtggcccacgcctgtaatcccagcactatgatcccaggtgggcagatcacctgaggtcaggagttcgagaccagcccggctaacatggggaaaccccgtctgtactaaattacaaaaattatccaggcgaggtggcgggcacctgtaatcccagctacttgggaggctgaggcaagagaatccctggaacccgggaggtggaggttgcagtgagccaacatcgtgccactgcactccagcatgggcgacacagcaagactccatctcaaaaaaaaataaaagttggccgggcgcggtggctcaagcctgtaatcccagcactttgggaggccgagacgggcggatcacgaggtcaggagatcaagaccatcctggct of Rhinopithecus roxellana isolate Shanxi Qingling chromosome 20, ASM756505v1, whole genome shotgun sequence contains these proteins:
- the ZNF785 gene encoding LOW QUALITY PROTEIN: zinc finger protein 785 (The sequence of the model RefSeq protein was modified relative to this genomic sequence to represent the inferred CDS: inserted 1 base in 1 codon; substituted 1 base at 1 genomic stop codon); the encoded protein is MGRPLAPRPAHVRGETESRRTRESRPGTVSFADVAVYFSPEEWGCLRPAQKVLYRDVMRDTFGHLGALGFSGPKPAFISAGXGEVEAWSPEAQDPEGESPAAVSRGQGQEAGSRDGNAEKERLKCPKQKEVAHEVAVKEWLPSAACPELCNPRPMNPWLEDTLTRRPPHSCPDCGCNFSYPSLLASHQRLHSGERPFPGGQCQARFSQRRYLLQHQFIHTGEKPYPCPDCGRHFRQRGSLAIHRRAYTRKKPYACSDCKSRFTYSYLLAIHXRKHTGEKPYSCPDCSLRFAYTSLLAIHRCTHTGEKSYPCPDWGLRFTDSSLLRSHRRIHSDSWPFCAECEKGFKRKTALEAHQWNHSFCSERRAWWQAVVGRSEPVTVLGGKALPIHFRHFPDIFQECG
- the LOC115895206 gene encoding small integral membrane protein 30-like — translated: MTSVSTQLSLVLMSLLLVLPVVEAVEAGDAIALLLGVVLSIIGICACLGVYARKRNGRM